One genomic region from Thermoleptolyngbya sichuanensis A183 encodes:
- a CDS encoding glycosyltransferase family 2 protein, translated as MPAHNEELGISDCLHHLIREVDSPEQVLVVADNCTDQTAAIARSFGVDVIERQNPARLGKGYALDYGLRHLEAVRPDVVVLVDADCVARSGSIQRIVQLAFQENRPVQAVYLMRTPEAPSQRDLISALAFLFKNLVRPVGMAQLGLPCWLTGTGMAFPWSVIRQVSLSSGNLVEDMQMSVDLAIAGSAPLLCADAEIGGCLPSQRTSAKQQRTRWEHGHLQTLKTQVPRLLQAAIHQQRLDLLMLALDLGVPPLALLVLLWTASVLAAMAGFAVGGTILPLVISALAGAFLLVAVLLGWYRFGRSLVPLSAILAVPFYILWKIPLYVTFLFRPQTKWIRTDREMLRTAED; from the coding sequence ATGCCTGCTCACAACGAGGAGCTTGGCATTTCGGACTGCTTGCATCACCTCATCCGCGAGGTTGATTCTCCTGAGCAGGTCTTAGTCGTAGCGGATAACTGCACGGATCAAACAGCGGCGATCGCTCGTTCCTTTGGAGTGGATGTGATTGAGCGCCAAAACCCGGCTCGGCTTGGTAAGGGCTATGCACTGGACTATGGTCTGAGGCATCTCGAAGCTGTGCGTCCAGATGTTGTCGTTCTAGTAGATGCAGATTGCGTAGCACGTTCGGGTAGCATTCAGCGTATTGTTCAGTTGGCGTTCCAAGAAAATCGTCCTGTTCAGGCAGTCTATCTGATGCGGACTCCTGAAGCTCCGAGTCAACGAGATCTGATTTCTGCTCTAGCCTTCTTGTTCAAGAATTTGGTTCGTCCCGTAGGGATGGCGCAGCTTGGGCTTCCCTGCTGGCTGACAGGTACGGGCATGGCTTTTCCGTGGTCAGTGATTCGCCAGGTGTCGCTGTCCAGCGGAAACTTGGTTGAGGATATGCAGATGTCGGTTGACTTGGCGATCGCGGGTTCTGCCCCCCTCTTGTGTGCAGATGCAGAAATTGGAGGCTGTCTACCGTCTCAGCGCACGTCTGCCAAGCAGCAGCGGACGCGATGGGAGCATGGTCATTTGCAAACTTTGAAGACGCAGGTACCCCGCCTGTTGCAGGCAGCGATCCATCAGCAGCGGCTCGATCTCTTGATGCTGGCACTAGACCTGGGCGTTCCGCCACTAGCGCTGCTGGTGCTGCTTTGGACAGCGTCGGTTTTGGCTGCCATGGCGGGTTTTGCCGTGGGCGGAACGATCTTACCTCTAGTGATTTCGGCACTGGCGGGCGCGTTTTTATTAGTCGCTGTGCTGTTGGGGTGGTATCGATTCGGGCGATCGCTCGTGCCCTTGAGCGCGATCCTTGCTGTTCCGTTTTACATTCTTTGGAAGATTCCGCTCTACGTCACATTTCTGTTCCGTCCGCAAACCAAATGGATTCGCACTGACCGCGAGATGCTTCGTACTGCTGAAGATTAG